The Vibrio bathopelagicus genomic sequence GATTGATTCGTGTGGATAAATAGACCTTCAGAAGTACTTGAATTGAAGTCATCCTCAAGTGCTTGCAGATAGAAGCCTTTGGTTATGCCCGTTGTCACCGCACTCACAACACCTTTCACGAAGTACTCATCGTCAGTGATGTACGGGTAGCCATCAATGAACGGTGATGTTGCGCCCTCTCCTTGGATCTCTTGAATGGTTGTGAATACTGGATCAGAGCCATCTTGTGTACAAGTGAACGCTTCTGGCAGCTCAACACTGTCTAGTGAACCTAGGCCTTCAATGCTGTCTTTTGGTAGCGATACCCACTGTGAAGCATCAAATGTCACCGATGGTGTTTGTGTCGCACGAACCAAAGTAACATCTTTACCCCAGTCCACATCGCCCATCAAACCAACAACATCATGTACCGATCCATCTGAATTCAAGATAGCCAGCGGGTCGTCACCGTTATGATTAGCGATAGAAGCATTAATGATGTCAGCTTGAGCTTTAATCTCATCACTCGCGCTAGAATGTGCGACCACAAGTACTTCACCGGGTGCTAAAACGTGGCCATCTAAAGGTAAAGTGGCACCCCATGTTCCGTTGCCGTTCGCTGATTTAGCCAGTGAATAACCATCTAAATTAATGCTGCTATCGCCGTTATTAGCAATCTCAACCGCTTTGTTGTAGCTGCCGCCTTCCACATATTGTGAAATAAACAAATCAGCGTGTGCACTTGCCGTTAGCAAGCTACCAATTGCCACTGCTAGCAATGAAGGTTTGTGTAAAAGAGCCATCCGTTTCACCTGAGTTCATCGATTTATAGTCACTGCCATCTATGGGCAGTCATGTATTTTGTGGTAACTATCAGGTTTATTTATGAAATGAATAAGTCAGTTGGCAAGAAAATGAGGAACTTATCACTTTGGAATCATCAATTGTTTGGCACGTTATATATTTCCAACATATATAGAAATGAGCATCAATTTATAAAGCTCAGGAGTGCTGAATAAGATCATCTGCACAGCATTAAAGTGATGAATATGCTAGTCAGATACTCCGTAAATCATCAATTCAAACAAGGGATTTTCGAGGAAGGTAAATGGAATGGGCATTAAAAAGCCCAAAGTAAACAAAAGCTACTTTGGGCTCAAATTCTCAAACGAGTTGTGTTAGTTCACCCTATGGGCGAGTAACAAAACCTACCGCTTCGTATGCTTTTTTCAGTGTTACTGCAGCACGTTCAGACGCTTTTTCAGCACCCGCTTTCATTACTGCGTCCATGTAAGCACGATCAGCACGGATACGGTGATATTCAGATTGAATCGGCTCAAGCATCTCAACCAATGCTGCGCCTACATCCTTCTTGAACGGACCGTACATCTCAACGCCTTGGTATTGCGCTTCGATCTCTTCAAACGTTTTACCCGTCGCCGCAGAGTACAGACCCATTAGGTTAGAGATACCCGCTTTGTTTTCCCAATCGTGAGCAATTCGTGGTGGCGTTTCTGCATCGGTTTGCGCTTTGTTGATCTTCTTGATGATCGACTTAGGCTCTTCTAGCAGAGTAATTACGTTCTTACGGTTATCATCCGACTTAGACATTTTCTTAGTCGCATCTTGCAGGCTCATTACACGTGCATTCACTGTTGGAATGTAAGGTTCTGGAACTTGGAAAATTGGTGTTTCAGGGCCGTAGATGTTGTTAAAGCGATTGGCGATATCACGCGCTAGCTCTAGATGCTGTTTCTGGTCGCTACCTACTGGCACTTGGTGAGCACCGTAAAGCAGGATATCTGCAGCCATCAACACTGGGTAATCGTATAGGCCTACGTTTACGTCATTTGAGTGACGTGCAGACTTATCTTTAAACTGAGTCATACGGCTCAGTTCACCCATTTGTGTGTAACAGTTAAGAAGCCAACCAAGTTGAGCATGCTCTGGTACGTGTGACTGAACAAATAGCGTGCTCTTCTTTGGATCAACACCGACAGCAAGACAGATTGCTAATGCGTCTAGAGTCGCTTCATGCAGTGCTTTCGGGTCTTGGCGAACCGTAATTGCGTGAAGGTCTACAACACAGTATTGGCAATCGTAATCATCTTGCATCTGTTGCCATTGACGTAGAGCACCCAAGTAGTTACCGATACTTAGTTCACCAGATGGTTGAACACCACTCAATACGATGGGCTTGCTCATGGTTTTAATTCCTTTGCTTGGTAGCTTGGTTTTTCACTTCGCTTGTTAACTTCGCTTGTTAACTTCGCTTGTTCGCCTAGCTTCTTAACTTAAATATAGAAAAGCCGCGTAGCTCTTTCTACGCGGCTCATCCAGTGTACTCATTGACAAGTATTTTGCTAGTAGGTTTGCTAACTTTTGTCCGCTTTATGCTGAAACTAGAACGACATCTAGTAATTGCGCAATGTTGTCTGCGACATAGTCAGGGTTTGATGCTGAAATCGGCTCACCGTGGTTGTAGCCGTAAGTCAGACCAAACGAGTGACAGCCTGCATTCTTAGCCGCTTTGATGTCATTGCTTGAATCGCCAACCATCAGCATCTCTTCAGCCTTCACATTGTGCTTTTCTAGCAACCAGTTCAGCGCCACTGGGTTCGGCTTTTTCTCTGGGAAAGAGTCGCCGCCCAACACATCAACAAAGTACTTACCGATACCATGCTGCGCCAGAACGTCT encodes the following:
- the trpS gene encoding tryptophan--tRNA ligase; amino-acid sequence: MSKPIVLSGVQPSGELSIGNYLGALRQWQQMQDDYDCQYCVVDLHAITVRQDPKALHEATLDALAICLAVGVDPKKSTLFVQSHVPEHAQLGWLLNCYTQMGELSRMTQFKDKSARHSNDVNVGLYDYPVLMAADILLYGAHQVPVGSDQKQHLELARDIANRFNNIYGPETPIFQVPEPYIPTVNARVMSLQDATKKMSKSDDNRKNVITLLEEPKSIIKKINKAQTDAETPPRIAHDWENKAGISNLMGLYSAATGKTFEEIEAQYQGVEMYGPFKKDVGAALVEMLEPIQSEYHRIRADRAYMDAVMKAGAEKASERAAVTLKKAYEAVGFVTRP